The Bacteroidales bacterium genome window below encodes:
- a CDS encoding aspartate kinase → MIVHKFGGASVKSAETVKNLSEIVKDFSGNIIIVISAMDKITNNLEELTQFYFDKNNNECYKVFLRIKNFHIEIINDLFIKKETILDKINLLFNKIEEKINSKPSEDYDYEYDQIVPFGELLSTKIISAYLNCMGISNLWTDIRKILITDNIYRDATIDFRLTENLFKEKFHFNNTSIYITQGFIGASENGKNTTLGREGSDYSASVLAYISNAEKVIIWKNVKGILTADPELYNESIKLDEISYEEAIELSYFGAKIIHPKTIKPLQNKKIPLFVKSFLKPEENGTVIKSILEPINLPPVIILKKQQVLVSISPVDFSFIVEENISKIFAVFAKFKIKANLTQNSAISFSACVDYVPDKFEKIVKILKKDFKVLYNMNVELITIRHYNEESVNKFVGNKKILVEQKSRHTARFVVE, encoded by the coding sequence ATGATAGTTCATAAATTCGGGGGAGCATCAGTAAAGAGTGCAGAAACAGTAAAAAATTTATCAGAAATAGTTAAAGATTTTTCAGGGAATATAATAATTGTAATATCTGCAATGGATAAAATTACAAATAATCTTGAAGAGTTAACGCAGTTTTACTTTGATAAAAACAATAATGAATGTTATAAAGTTTTTTTAAGAATAAAAAATTTTCATATTGAAATAATCAATGATTTGTTTATAAAAAAAGAGACTATACTTGATAAGATTAATTTGTTATTTAATAAGATTGAAGAAAAAATAAATTCCAAACCATCCGAAGATTATGATTATGAGTATGACCAGATAGTTCCATTTGGAGAATTACTTTCAACTAAAATTATTTCTGCATACTTGAATTGCATGGGGATTTCTAATTTATGGACAGATATCAGGAAAATACTGATTACTGATAATATATACAGAGATGCAACAATAGATTTTAGATTGACAGAAAATTTATTTAAAGAAAAATTTCATTTTAACAATACATCTATATATATAACACAGGGATTTATTGGAGCTTCTGAAAACGGTAAAAATACAACTTTAGGAAGAGAAGGGTCTGATTATTCAGCTTCGGTTTTAGCATATATTTCAAATGCCGAAAAAGTTATTATTTGGAAAAATGTAAAAGGAATATTAACCGCAGACCCCGAATTATATAATGAATCAATTAAATTAGACGAGATATCATATGAAGAAGCTATTGAATTGTCGTATTTTGGTGCAAAAATTATTCATCCAAAAACTATTAAACCGCTTCAAAACAAAAAAATACCATTATTTGTTAAGTCTTTTTTAAAACCGGAAGAAAATGGAACTGTAATAAAATCTATTTTAGAACCTATAAATTTGCCACCTGTTATTATATTAAAAAAACAACAAGTTCTTGTGTCAATTTCTCCTGTTGATTTTTCATTTATTGTTGAGGAAAATATTAGTAAAATATTTGCTGTATTTGCAAAGTTTAAAATAAAAGCAAACCTTACTCAAAATTCAGCTATAAGTTTTTCTGCTTGTGTTGATTATGTGCCTGATAAATTTGAAAAAATTGTTAAAATCCTCAAAAAAGATTTTAAAGTACTATATAATATGAATGTGGAATTAATTACTATACGACACTATAATGAAGAATCGGTAAATAAATTTGTTGGTAACAAAAAAATCTTAGTTGAGCAAAAAAGCCGGCATACTGCAAGGTTTGTAGTTGAATAG